In Bacillus rossius redtenbacheri isolate Brsri chromosome 11, Brsri_v3, whole genome shotgun sequence, the DNA window ataacagaaacagtaacagtaggtcatgtgcataggatatgaatgCCATGTTTCCTagcctaacgattcacaatagcagaaagttggtcgtgtgcatgggagcgaggtcgtgcgcataggagtgaaatgaatatattttatttcggtcgcgtacgtaTGGCAAAACAGCggatgagagaagagcagggtgcttttttggcgggactagaaatatgtttatatttattaaccatattgtggtaagaaaacgtcgaaataataatagtaatatcgttattttgaaagttaatatgtgtatttactaacactgctaaggctgggttcacaattaaaaaaattaagcgagtgcatagcaagccatgcatacgacctatgcacacgacctgtgcgaaatgcgaaatcggttcacaattgaattcttactgttaatttcagccaatgaaatttcgcgaactatgctgttagcagtgttagtaaatacacatattaactttcaaaataacgatattactattattatctcgacgttttcttaccacaatatggttaataaatataaacttatttctagtcccgccaaaaaaccaccctgctcttctctcattcgCTGTTTTGCCAtacgtacgcgaccgaaataaaatatattcatttcactcctattcGCACGACCTTGCTCCCATGCACacgaaacatggcgttcatatcctatgcacacaacctactgttactgtttctgttattttttcaattgtgaatccagcataacagcatagttcgcgaaatttcattggctgaaattaacagtaagaattcaattgtgaaccgatttcgcagttcgcacaggtcgtgtgcacaggtcgtgtgcatggcttgctatgcactcgcttaatttttttaattgtgaacccagcctgaaTCCTCTATATTGAACTAATTACAAGTcggaatatgttttattttatgcatATCTTATTAAACTATAATTCTGATATGTCTCAATGGCCGTGTTGTCAATGTATATGTTTTCTATACCAAAAGTCCGACCTGTCATGCTTTTAAAGTAGTTCTACCTACTggagtaatttaataatttaaatttaatgttcttgtttaattgaaaataatttatttgaacacGTCAAATATTTATTAGTAAGGTAGATATTATCAACGAAATGCGGTGAAACTCCGTCTCGCCCAGAGATAAGTAAATCTCTGGTCTCGCTTGCTCTTTACATCATTATTCTCTGTAGCTAGAGTCTTACGtccttttataaataatttagtttaatctATGGTTTGTGAttgtttattgtttttgtgtagcGCATGTAGCCTACAAAAATGGCTGCAGGCCCAATTGCAGAAAGAAACCAAGGTAAATAAATCCACAACTAATAACACTTAGGTATAGGTTTTTGTTTGGATATGTACAGGTACTAAGTATAGGTTTTGTTTGGATGTGTACAAGCATTGCTAAACCGCTTTGGTAAAGGGTGCAAGAGCCTAGTGTTAACGGCTGTTCTCTCAATTCTTGCTCCAGTATGAAATTTCAACATAAAATTTATAGCATTTATGATAATCTATAATTATTCCTTCAGTGGATTTCAAAGCTTCGCGTATATCTCGGCCTGGTCGTCCTTAACCTGTCACATACCTCCCCCACCATTGTTGGTTCGCCATCTTTTATATCATTGTTATTTACTAGGTATAATAATTCCTTTTATCTCATCCCTTTCTTGTAATAAACCTAGTTTACATACAAAAGTACAGTACAGAAACGTGTATTTCCTTAAGGCGTGTTCTGCAATGACCCTAAGCGGACACGAGTAATGTATGCATGTACGTAAAGGCCAAGAAACAGTCCTCTTAAGCTTTTATACATTATAAAACAAGCACCGTAGCCTGGCTACGACAGACATAAACTTTACCCCATTACTTAGTGATTGTTTTAGCCTTTGCTGCTGTAGTTGGTATTGTGTAATCATAAGGAAAAAAATTAGTATAAAAGGATGAAATCCATAACAGCACAGGAATTGTGAAATTAAatgctgaaataaattttttttttcttcggaaatTGCGCTGTGATTGTAATAGCATAACTCCATTAGGAAAACATAATGATATAAATTGTAAGGGTCGTGGCTTTTctgtaaaaaaagaaattataaaattccAAATGTTGTGTTTTTGAAAACTTCAAATGTTTCTCTACTGaccctgaaaacagtgtttcaGAATTTGTgatgttttatgaaaaaattgtttaGAGGCTACCTACATTAGGTACCATGTGCAGTCACGCAGTCACCTCCATTGTACTTAGCATGGCCGATACTGTTTTCCACTGCCCTATTGTTTACTTGATAGTTGCTGCAACTTGATCTTGCAGTACTCCATCGAGCCTTAGAAATACAGCATAACGGAGACTTATAAAAAACAGAGTTGTTTATTGTTAGGTTACGGCTAGGGCAAAGATTGTTTTCCACCCTAGTAGGCAGTAATGTACAGACATTAGACATCCCTGTATTTTAGAAAACAACCTAGCCTATGCTGTATTATCAAgtatctctggagaaccacaggatcaggGAGGGATAACCCTCATGGAAAACAGTATTGGCTACGCTAATTAGGCACAACATGGCTGGTATCAAGTAAAGTATGGTGGTGGTCAAGTCACTTTACAGGCTACCTATTATAACCTATAAATGGTAATTTTTCAAAAAcagtttgtaacttttttttttctcagggtTACTAGAGGTTTGTTTGTAGTGTTCAAAAACACatttgaaactttataatatatatttttttaatctgtgatACTATTTACCCATAATAAACTGAAGAAAATATACTTTGCTGAACTTaagctctatccggccgcccagaacagagagcttgggacagcaacagcctaagtcattctACGCAACTATGGAAAAAATGCTTTACGAGATGTAATAGTCTACCcttggaacaaaaacaactttaTATTACATACATGATAAGtatacttttgtattaaacaaatgACTTAGCACTTTTTAACTCCTGCGAGATTTCTAGGGGCTGTGAAGACACTTTGTATTACCTAGCGAGAGTTTTGTATTGACAGGATTTCTATTAATGAGGTTTccagggacgtagccagggggggggggggtaggggtttcacttcccccccccccctttagcaccaaatctttaattaatttcatattcATCACtcgaacaaatttcatattaaaattaataaaaatttttaccattacaatatttaaattaaagtaccgaaaactgctaaaatagcactattttacaccttaaaatccaaattttcccaggggacccaccgctttaatgcttcttaacaccccccatgcacaaattctggctacgccactggaggTTTCACGGTAATATACTCTGAACACTGCTCCAAAGAGCTGGGTCTCATGAGCGTGTCTCCCCCCTGTGGTGCCGCTTGCTTGCAGATGCGACCATCTACGTGGGGGGCCTTGACGAGAAGGTGTCGGAGGCCCTCATGTGGGAGCTGTTCGTGCAGGCCGGACCCGTGGGTGAGAGCACGTCAGCGGCCGCTcggggaaggggggaaaaaaaacttatttccgCAGGACGTCTACTTTCTCGAAAATCTGGGAATTTACTTTAAATCCTGGAAGAGAATAGATATTCTCtggtgatagtaatttgagggggaaatgtcATGCCCCAGCCTGACATCACTCACActgtaatgtaataaaaaaaaatgttttattgcctAGTCATGCACGCTATAAAATGGCCTATGCAAGGTTCTGTTAAAATTTTCAAGAAATAAAGAAAGTGGGGCGAGAACTAGACCAGATATGTTGAGGCTGGAGGTTGGATTTCTTTATTTTGTTCAGATAATAATTATCTGATTATTTTGCAATTAttgcaaaatatgtaaataatttttatattgtgtgtgtgtgtgtgtgtgtgtattagtcaaggaattttgaaatttttgtcagGGAAATTTCACTAACAAATTGTTTGGGTAGCCtgttgtagtaaaaaaaaaatatctattcaGGAGGAAACATACTGGGTGCAGTGTTGtagattttcttatttatttataaagctCTTAACCAGAGGCGGTAGCTCGCCAGACTAATAACATGAAAcctttaatttacttttaatgactaacatgaaaaaattaatttacttttaaataaatggaaATCAAGATAAATCAAATCGGTGGTAAGGTAAATAAgaagaacattttttaaaaataatttatattaattttgaaaatatgctaaaatgtggtatataaaaatgacaaaattaaaaagaaaagttaaaagcTACTAGGTACAGAATAGTTAGACTTTCTTATGTTTCCAttatagaaattaattttttttactataaaacattttgatgttttaaaaaaaaaacttattttcattggatgtatattttgtataatttattgatttttgttTGAGTTCCATTTTACCCCATCTATTGAACATAAATGAAATAAGGTTTAGAGCTATACTTTTAAACTACACCACTGGGGCTGAATTGgaggtaattttaattattaataaattgtatttttatacatTAGCAGACACTCctataacaatttttgaataaggAGAATTTTTTCAGTGTGAGGGTGATTTAAAACTGAACTTTTCACACATTTACAATTGTATACATATGCATGtgcattatttatatattttttctttcaatgagAACTTTAATATCACTGACTTACAGCCAGCCCATTTACTTCTGTGTAATTGCATTATATCACAATCTTAAATTGCACAAAAATAGGGTATAAaggaagactttttttttttacactaaaatgTTATTACAGGATACAGTCTACCCcaggtatatatttttaaacatttatacaGGGACATCATTGTTTAAAAGTTTGGCCTTCTCTGCTCTAAACTTgctaataaatgtaataaaaacttTCTACAACCATGAATTGCAAaatcattataattttaaaagtgtaaaacttatcccaccaaaaacattctgaaaaaaaattagccaagtctcgatggagctgcttgtttatctctaaaaagtaatgaaatctagacaaagtcgtgccaagtctaaggttccttactgagatttttttattattatagttaatgttgacACACAATATAAACTACTGACACTGAATGATACCAATCTAAACATTATTACATATAACtagtatttcattttatatacataGATTAAAGCTCATCCTATTTTGAATTCATCCAGGATCATCCTGGGAATGTTAAGGGGAAAAGGTAGGAATGGAAAGGTATTTACAAAGATAACATATCTGTTAACAGTAGTAGTTGTATTCATTCCCGAAAATAAATTAGGTATAAAATGCCAATCTTCACTGGGTAAACTTCAGTTGACAAATTTGGAAAATCAAACAATAGAATTTTGTTATGGCCTAAAACAGTTGAAACCAGGGTGGAATGTTTCAGTTTCTATCTCCCTCTTTAAAGAGCTGTGGGACAATCATCAACATCAATCTTAAGCATATGCATACGTGCTGTATACGTGTATATATCTGCAAAACCCTCACACCTGTATTCCTAAGGGCCCCGTATATCTGGGCGCACGTACAGTCGGAAGAAACACGcaattttaaatttcaagatatctgagtggtgtctgtttacgaaaagcaactAAGAATACGCTGActgcggatgagtagttctgtttccgtatttcgttttaaatatttttacgagagttaaaaatggctaaaaaaaagtGTATCTTCAGAATAATTTGTGGGCATGAAAACActtggtacagatttttgaaagcactcagggGACTTTTCATTACACCATTGTTTACTTCTCCACCACGTAATGTGGTTACTGCTAAAATATCATAGTTGTCCTGTACCCTACGAGAATACTGCACGCCAGTGTAGTAGCAGCAGGGAGCGTCGCACTCATCATGCATCAGGCCTCGTTAGCACAGATACAGCCACGACTAGGGCACTTGTGAGGAGATGCTAATCGTGTTAGCGTGATTGCCGGTTGCAGTGAACGTCCACATGCCCAAGGACCGGGTCACCCAGATGCACCAGGGGTACGGCTTCGTGGAGTTCATGGGCGAGGAAGATGCCGACTACGCCATCAAGATCATGAACATGATCAAGCTGTACGGGAAGCCCATCAGAGTCAACAAGGTAGGCCGCCAtgcaagattttttaaaaatatgttattgtttTCACAACGAACCAAGATGTCATTGATAGACTGGCactatactttaaaaaaaaaaaaaaaattggtgctcGGCCACCACTTGCATTAGAATTGAAGCTTCACAGTTACAGAAGTATAAAATTTGTAagctacaaaaataaattaaactcatGCATAAGTACATAAGTATGTGAGTAAGGAGGTGTGTTTTCAGCAAGTAAtatgataattaaaataaaatacataaatttgccTTTAATAAAGCACCCAATGGAAGTTCATCCTGAAGGTTCACAattgaatcaggaatttgcaaaaggtaccaagtccacTTTTTGAGCAAATTCGTGTTATACGAGATTCCGAATCTCCAAAGTGTTCTCTTTGCTGTCAGCAGGAAAAGGAACCAAGTCCTGTATAAGAAATACGATTAACGGACTAGTAAATATATGTGGAActtgcaaaaggtaccaagtcctggacttggtaccttttgtTGAAGATATCAATCTCTGAACTTGGTATCTTTTGTTAATGAACATGGGCAGGGCATTATAATAATGTTCATTTATCAAGGTGTTGTTGAAGTATTTGAACAGCTACAGGGGTTGGTTTATCATACCTTTCATCTCCAGCTCCCAGGACAGTTGAGACACATTGTAATGCCTACAAACAAAGCTTACAGAAATAGAACtgtaccaattaaaaaaacaaaacttaaagACATTCACAAATGTTTGCGGTACATTGCAGTTCATGATGAAGCTCTCACATTCTACGACAATATACTACATTGGCCTGCCATAGACTAACAGACATGCCCATGTATGCCACAAGTGCACTATTTTGTTTATGActtacattattgtttttgaaggatctgttttcatgttgtttgtatttatttcaataGCATGTACTAAGGTTCCACTAATCTATACCAATGACACTATGCATTCTCAGATGTGTAAATTTAATACTTAacatttatttatgggtaaatggtatcaggtggttttgttgtaaaatatgtttttgtgtatcatattaataatttttgcattataataTACCAACACTGTACTATTATcgaaccaaaacattatgttctATGTGCCATTGTTTGAATGAATGATACTTCATTTGCAAAAAGTACCAAGTCCACTaactttattgatttttaatatatttcagacaaaagtgtaTATATGTGAATTACGTTTAAAATCATCACACACCCACAATACTTTCAATTGATCCATTACTGATAACCTGTTTCATTACCAGGTCGACAATaatatgttttctgttgtttCCCAACAATCTACTTACttggacttggtaccttttgcaaattcctgattcaattgtaacaaacatggtcGGGGAAAAAAACCTGCAAAGAGTCTACAGTTTTCTAACTCTTCTTTATTCGTTATCCTCCCTCCCCTTCATAGAGTATCCCACTTCTGAGCATTGCCGTTTTTGTTTTTAGTTAGTTACGCTCTGATCTCGACTTACCGTACCAGTTTTTAAAGGAGTGTCACTtgaaaaggaaagaaaaatattACCTACAAATGAAGCACACAATACAGGACAGTACATCGTTCAACATTAATCAGTACATAAACTGCAAAGAATTCTCTGTTAGTAAGATTTATGCAGCAAATTTTGACCATCTACTTTCACACTGGGAACAACTACAGTTGTGTGTGTTGACTTAACCAGATAAGTTGTCACTTGTCTGGAAAACCAGGAAACATCAGGGAATTTCGTGAGCATCAGGAAGATGTTGGAATTTCATTTTGTGTCGGGGATTTTTGATTGTGACAGGGTGGCCACTTAACCTGGAAAATCGGGGAACCTTTAATTTGCTGTGAATTTTTTGGATGCTGGGAAATTGTGGGAAACCTGTGAATTTATGAAAGtcacagggaataatttttttgaccAAGATGAAAAACTGCACGTTGAGCCATTCCTGCAAACTGCGTCTGGTAGGCTACACCATTTTTGACTGCTGATGTTTACTACCTGACTTTTGCATCAGAAGTGACAGATATCAACACAATTGTCACTTCTTTTTTTCTGCATTTTTTTACTCTCTTCCTGTTCTCACTTGCGGTAATGGCTGTAGACGCAACACAATTTGGAAAATATTGCATACAGTAATGTGATTTGAGACATCAAAATCCGGAGGAACTCATGAATGGAAAAACCTTCTTAAATAGCTATACATGGAAATACTATACAGGTAATCAATTCCGGGATTATTTTTCTTTCTGTATATCAGTTGTTGCTAAAGTGTCTGCCAGATTTCTAGTCAGTCATGACGTTTAGTGAGACTGAGCGTAAATAGACAGACTGGTGTGTCAAGTCTCCTGGATTAGCAGTGGGCTTGCATCTAGAACCACACACCAAGGACATgtgcgtggaggggggggggggaggcaggggGTTGGTCCATTGTCCAACATTTTATCATTTTTTCtgccaaatttatttacagataattttaataaaaaaatttacttaaatttttttattttattcaaatttgatatcagaacaaaatataaatatcaaaaattattagcactaaaatattgataccaaatatgtttcaaaatattgatACCAAAAAATGTATTGAAACAGAAATATTGAAAGTTCCGTTATatcaatatattattttcttcccTACACACACCACTAGCAGatgcttacaaaaaaaaattcatcaaagcAGAAGCATgatatttgtttgtgttttttagTAGCGATTATCAATCCCCACCATGTGTTAGGAGTATTAGTGGAAGATGGCTtacaaactaattttaaaaaatatacttgtgTTCTAGAAGGTATTTGAACCAGTGACCACATGGTTAGAAGTCAGGGCACCGACATGTATATCACAGGTAGTGGGAAAGAGCAACACCCGGTAACTTGAAACGTAAAAAGTTTAACTATCTTTAGGCTagaatttaaattatgtaattttaaacaaaattccaCTTGTCTTTATGTTGAAAGTAAAttaactatagttttttttttgttggaatgaATGGCATGTAAAATTTCTACAATATTGTTTcgctgttatttatttttggttatgaATGGTACATTAGAAATTTTTCAGTGAAAACCTGGAAATTTCAgggaatttcaaaattttaaaatagtggcAACCCTGTCTTGTATTTAGTGAGTTTTTAGAAATTATTCATTTAGACAGCTTATTTATCAGGTTTcctatgtaaattaaattttttgtattaaacactaaaaaagtcaaaatagatattaattatataatgtTGTTTTTCAATCAAATTAGCCATGCattattagtaaaaattaaaaaataaacattacaataaatcGTACAGTATAAACCATGTagatttttttatcatattaaaAATCATGTAAATTGTAGAGAATGTATTTTTACTGGTAATGTATTAgctatatgtattttttacataaaataaagaaatatttccTTCCCCTCACTTTCTGGTTCTTTAAAAACAattgtacaaatataaaaattataaaatgaggTAAATGTAAGCTTTATGTAAATAGGCAATAATTGTGACTTCAAAAAAGATATGTCTAATGCGTAAAGTGTAGAAAAATTGAGGATATGAAATCAAGGTActgtgtttgtattttaatagTTCTGAAAATTTTTGGatgacatttcaaaattttatagtttaaattttgtatCGTTCTAATTTGAGTGTGTCATTTTATTTTAGTTAGTACAACTTTCAGTAACAAACATGGTTTTGAATTCTTATGAAGAAGAATGATATACTATTTAACAGATTTTGCAATGCTTGTAACTGTCACATGTTGTACTGACAATAATTTGTGAACCATAATTGTGTTGTGACTTCTTTTATTTCAGGCATCAGCGCACCAGAAGAACTTGGATGTGGGAGCTAATATCTTCATAGGCAACCTTGACCCAGAAGTGGACGAGAAATTGCTGTACGACACATTTTCCGCATTTGGAGTTATTCTTCAAACTCCCAAGGTCAGTATTGtgttggggttttttttttttttgccagtactttTAACATAGCAAATAcattgaaattctgtaatgtgACACCAAACAAGCTGCtcgcgttcagatattttcggtTGGTTTCTGGCTGTTGATCTTGGCCGGCATGTTGCATGACTGAGCTGTCAGCATTTTCAGTTCGCtccggatttatttatttatgtcgaCGTCAGTTTGGTGCAGTTAAGGCATGTACGCCTTCTCTTACGCTGAACCATAAGACATAAACAACCTACATATGATAATGTATGTAGGAATTGTATACAAATATCCCATTGTCACATGTTTTAGTTAAATTAAGTTGGTTAGAAGCTTATGTTAGAGATTTGTGCTCTCAGTAAATTATAACTATATCCTAGTCATGCAAATTAGTATGTGTTTGCCTCCTTGGTACATGTTGAGTTTAAATTTTGGGTTGGGTAAAAAGAGTTTCTTTAACCATGAAATATTCACTAAATATTCCTCCTCACAGGCACTTTAACTTGAGTGTGTTTCTGTTTCAGATTATGCGTGATCCAGAAACTGGCAATTCCAAAGGTTTTGCCTTCATCAACTTTGCGAGCTTCGATGCCTCAGACGCAGCAATAGAAGCCATGAACGGCCAGTACTTGTGCAACCGGCCAATCTCAGTTTCGTACGCCTTCAAGAAGGATGCGAAGGGAGAGCGTCACGGCTCGGCCGCTGAAAGAATGCTGGCGAATCAGAACCCGCTATCACAGGCCGACAGGCCCCACCAGCTTTTCGCAGATGCCCCACCTCCCATTCCCATCCCCCAACCACCGCCTCCAGTGTCCATGATGGGCATGGTGCCGCCCCCACCACCCACCCCTGGCATGCACCCTCCTCCCCCGCCTCCCGTCCCACCCCCTCCGGGCATCCCTCCCCCGCCCATGGCCCTGCCTCCCGGGGTACCGCcgcctcccctccctccccagcCCATGCATCACCCCGGGCACCCGCCCATGCCGCCCAGCATGCCCCCACCGCCGCTCAGCCGCCCTCCCATGCCCCCCATGCCTCCCGGGGCCATGCCCCCCACGTCAGGGCCTCCCGGCTCCATGCAGGGTAACATGCCGCCCGGCTCCGGGCCACCGCAGCATCAGCAGCAAGGTGGCATGGGCCCCCCGGGCATGGGCATGCCACCCATGCCGCCCCAGCAAGGTGGCCCGCCCCCTCCGAGGATGATGCCGCCTCCGTGGCAGGGGAACCAGTTCCCACCGCCACCGCCGCAGGGGAACTTCCAGGGCAACTTCCCGCCACCTCCACCACCCCCGCACGGTGAGTCCACGTTACACAGTCTTGGGATGTAGAGTTAGCACGGTGCAAGGGATCATCACAGCATTTGCCTATCTGGAAACATCGAAGTGACATGTAAATGGATAGACAGGGTTAGAATGGTCAGTCCGccgtctctctgtctgtctgtttttGCAGCAGTTTTAGACTGGCAACTAGATAATTTGCGAGTGGAATTGTTTTTGAATTCTACAATTTGACATTTAGAGTTTGTTTTGTGTTTACTTGACTGCACGGTtacttgaattatttttaaaatatttctgtgcAGTAGGGAATGTCAGCCAATCATAGTTAAATCGACATCTGTGTAGGATGCTAATGGAGAAGAATgctttattttaagttaatgtgacgttttctgtgttatttcagtCTGTGcatggttttgtattttttatttatcatgtttCCTTAAAACAAAGATATTTTTCATATAGTGAAGGTGAGAATACCTAAACGCTACTCCCGAAGTTGATGTTTGTGTGTTCGGAAATCGCTAGCCCTGTGACCCTGAGAATGGCAGTCAATAGCGTAGTCAGACTTGTACGCGCATCTCTTCCCACCtcgtatagctaactgtatgccacagtACATCGGTTCTGtaccgagttgaagcagacttaaTGGCGTCATGCCCAAGggttccccccctttttttgccttTTTGCCTTTAGCGATTTCGTGGttactgaaatttacagacgcgttattcaagactggggcagtaaaaaaaacattgtgctaAATTAATTCTTGCAGTTTGAAGATGTACTAAGTGAGGGATTAGTGTacagtgttttatcacataatcatcacactgttattttagggcgtcaacatttggaagaaaaaaaaattctcacataaaaatagcatgatgtttttggttcctCTGCTAGAttccgagtgctttgtgtagaTAGTAAACATGACCTTGCCAAAGAACACAGGACAAAGCACAGTGCAACAGCAATCAGTTTTCAAGTTGTGCCAGGCTGTGTGGTAGTTATAATAGGAAAATAAAGTACACAATTAAAAACTTATTGAAGATGTTCCCGAACAATATGATTTCCCATGTtggattttattcataaattttttttctagtatgAAATGAATTCATTTGTCGTTAGGATGTTACCGCATACTAATTTAATAAACAGAAAACTGATTGTTGCCACTGTGCAGCGCATATAAAaagtagccagcgctagttggcaccATTTATGTTCGGTACACTACGTTAGTTCCAGCTCAAAGTTTTCGTTTTTTCCATTTTAAGttgaatgaaatatgtttttgttgtgtgact includes these proteins:
- the LOC134536947 gene encoding splicing factor 3B subunit 4 — translated: MAAGPIAERNQDATIYVGGLDEKVSEALMWELFVQAGPVVNVHMPKDRVTQMHQGYGFVEFMGEEDADYAIKIMNMIKLYGKPIRVNKASAHQKNLDVGANIFIGNLDPEVDEKLLYDTFSAFGVILQTPKIMRDPETGNSKGFAFINFASFDASDAAIEAMNGQYLCNRPISVSYAFKKDAKGERHGSAAERMLANQNPLSQADRPHQLFADAPPPIPIPQPPPPVSMMGMVPPPPPTPGMHPPPPPPVPPPPGIPPPPMALPPGVPPPPLPPQPMHHPGHPPMPPSMPPPPLSRPPMPPMPPGAMPPTSGPPGSMQGNMPPGSGPPQHQQQGGMGPPGMGMPPMPPQQGGPPPPRMMPPPWQGNQFPPPPPQGNFQGNFPPPPPPPHGGPPPGWRPPPPPPGRPPFGRPQFQPRGPPPRGMRPPMPPPSRGSRPQQGDGYDGNFDRNYDNYDNNYDNNYDDNYDNNYDNNYDNNYDNDYDDNY